A window of the Pirellulales bacterium genome harbors these coding sequences:
- the lptB gene encoding LPS export ABC transporter ATP-binding protein, with amino-acid sequence MPILQVKGLVKTYGRRRVVDGVDFEVEKGEIVGLLGPNGAGKTTSFRIACGMIDPDTGKVTLGGIDVTHWPMYRRARDGGMGYLAQEQSVFRKLSVENNILAVMEMLGIERAERLRRCEELLVQFDIARIRKSTALYISGGEKRRLEIARCLVSNPKIILLDEPFTGIDPVTINGIQKIIRGLRDNGIAILMTDHRERETLAITDRSYIIRAGRVLCHGTAEEVLNNPEARKYYFGDGPGLDAA; translated from the coding sequence ATGCCGATCCTGCAAGTCAAAGGACTCGTCAAGACCTACGGCCGCCGCAGGGTGGTTGATGGGGTCGATTTCGAGGTCGAAAAAGGTGAGATCGTGGGCTTGCTCGGGCCAAATGGCGCCGGCAAAACCACCAGCTTTCGGATTGCCTGCGGCATGATCGATCCGGACACGGGCAAAGTGACGCTCGGCGGCATCGACGTGACCCATTGGCCCATGTATCGCCGCGCCCGCGACGGCGGAATGGGTTATTTGGCCCAGGAGCAGAGCGTGTTCCGCAAGCTTTCGGTCGAGAACAACATCCTCGCCGTGATGGAGATGCTCGGCATCGAACGGGCTGAGCGGTTGCGACGATGCGAAGAGTTGCTTGTCCAGTTCGATATTGCTCGCATTCGCAAATCGACGGCTCTTTATATCTCTGGCGGCGAGAAGCGGCGGCTTGAAATCGCCCGCTGCCTGGTGTCCAACCCCAAGATTATTCTGCTCGACGAGCCGTTTACCGGAATCGACCCGGTGACGATCAACGGCATTCAAAAAATCATCCGCGGCCTGCGCGACAATGGCATCGCGATCCTTATGACCGATCACCGCGAGCGCGAGACCCTGGCGATCACCGATCGAAGCTACATCATCCGCGCCGGGCGCGTGCTCTGCCACGGCACGGCCGAGGAAGTGCTCAATAATCCCGA
- the lepB gene encoding signal peptidase I: MTKSKEKSVEKARRPAGGIAESTPDDGPSAWSRTVRETIESVVIAFVLAFLFRTFEAEAFVIPTGSMAPTLVGRHMDLKCPKCGIPFQVGTSDPDEGPPIREVHTCVCPNCRWEINFDRLADLKRELALSKTGEERAELEALVKQQDEEIHRAGGSDGHCPSYNGDRILVNKFAFDFTDPHRWDVIVFKYPEDAKTNYIKRLIGLSSEIIRIRDGDISVSRDGGKTFEMARKSPAKLRAMLQLVYDNDYVYEPFISKGWPTRWQSHDASWTYETAPSGSADHKALVTNGKAGTTGAAWLNYYNYVPLPDDWSAFQRGEQLRAPAAVQPIHDFIAYDASNSEMFSESRPVITDLAVEFQADVKEPTGKIALELVKKQQRFGCQLDLSNGAAELSIPGLDSAKRPRAKEGGISRAGSYTILFANVDHQLTLVVNNKQVQFDNPTTFDELSDKEDGVVNTDRADFSPAGIGSFGAALRVTHLQVLRDVYYTYIDRQNLPHPSYDLLGGKPPRDWPASNEWFCFPPGAVAKLRDAESQVRRHDQYFFVGDDQFFALGDNSPLSQDGRLWSNEHFIDRRLLVGKALFVYWPHSFDKIRISDEHSIPFPFFPNFGRMGFVR; encoded by the coding sequence ATGACCAAATCCAAAGAGAAATCGGTGGAGAAGGCGCGCCGGCCGGCCGGCGGCATTGCTGAATCGACCCCGGATGACGGTCCGTCCGCGTGGTCGCGAACCGTCCGCGAGACGATTGAATCGGTTGTGATCGCCTTCGTGCTGGCGTTTCTGTTCCGCACGTTCGAGGCCGAGGCGTTCGTCATACCGACTGGCTCGATGGCCCCAACTCTCGTGGGCCGGCACATGGACCTGAAGTGCCCTAAATGCGGAATTCCCTTCCAGGTCGGAACGAGCGATCCGGATGAGGGACCGCCAATTCGAGAAGTCCACACCTGCGTTTGTCCAAATTGCCGCTGGGAAATCAATTTCGACCGCCTCGCCGATTTGAAGCGCGAGCTGGCACTGTCCAAAACGGGCGAAGAGCGGGCCGAGCTTGAGGCGCTGGTTAAACAACAAGACGAGGAAATCCACCGCGCCGGCGGTTCCGACGGCCATTGTCCCAGTTACAACGGCGACCGGATTTTGGTCAACAAATTCGCGTTCGATTTCACCGATCCGCATCGCTGGGACGTGATCGTGTTCAAGTATCCAGAGGATGCGAAGACCAACTACATCAAGCGGCTCATCGGCCTATCGAGCGAGATCATTCGCATCCGCGACGGCGACATAAGCGTGAGTCGCGACGGCGGCAAGACATTCGAGATGGCTCGAAAGAGTCCGGCCAAGCTGCGGGCGATGCTGCAACTTGTATACGACAACGATTACGTCTACGAGCCATTTATTTCCAAGGGATGGCCCACGCGATGGCAGAGCCACGATGCCTCGTGGACATACGAAACCGCGCCGTCCGGAAGCGCCGATCATAAGGCTCTGGTGACGAACGGCAAAGCCGGGACGACCGGCGCAGCGTGGCTGAACTACTACAACTATGTTCCCTTGCCAGACGACTGGAGTGCCTTCCAGCGCGGCGAACAGTTGCGTGCCCCGGCAGCCGTTCAGCCGATTCACGATTTCATTGCTTACGACGCCAGTAATAGCGAGATGTTCAGCGAGTCGCGCCCGGTTATTACGGATCTGGCCGTGGAATTTCAGGCCGACGTTAAAGAGCCGACGGGGAAAATCGCACTTGAATTGGTCAAGAAGCAACAGCGATTCGGCTGTCAACTCGATCTTTCCAACGGCGCCGCCGAACTCTCGATTCCGGGGCTCGATTCGGCGAAGCGGCCTCGGGCTAAGGAAGGCGGCATTTCCCGCGCTGGCAGCTACACGATCCTCTTCGCCAACGTCGACCATCAATTGACACTGGTGGTCAACAATAAGCAGGTGCAATTCGACAATCCGACGACGTTCGACGAGCTGTCAGACAAAGAGGACGGCGTGGTGAACACCGACCGAGCGGATTTTTCTCCGGCGGGCATCGGCTCATTCGGGGCTGCGCTGCGGGTGACCCATTTGCAGGTGCTCCGCGACGTGTACTACACGTATATCGATCGGCAGAATCTTCCTCATCCGAGTTACGATTTACTGGGTGGCAAGCCGCCTCGCGACTGGCCCGCCAGCAATGAATGGTTCTGCTTCCCCCCCGGCGCGGTCGCTAAGCTCCGCGACGCCGAAAGCCAAGTGCGGCGGCACGATCAGTACTTCTTCGTCGGCGACGATCAATTTTTCGCGCTCGGCGATAATAGCCCTCTTAGTCAGGACGGTCGGCTCTGGTCGAATGAGCATTTCATCGACCGCCGGCTGTTGGTGGGCAAAGCGCTCTTCGTTTACTGGCCGCATTCGTTCGATAAGATCCGGATTTCCGACGAGCATTCGATCCCGTTTCCCTTTTTCCCGAATTTCGGCCGAATGGGATTTGTTCGCTGA